Below is a genomic region from Candidatus Delongbacteria bacterium.
CTGCATTAACTCTTCTTCTTTGCATTACTCCTGAGTATGTTTTATATGCTTCTTTTTCAGGTTGAATCAGATTGTTTTTTGAAGTTATAATCTCAAATCTTTCAGGATCAAACATCCGGAACCCATCGTTCCTATTATCAGAGTATTTTACTTTTAGCAAAAGATCATTTCCATTAAACCTTATCTCTTCAAGTGATATTGAGATAGAGTCAATTGATTCATTTATGAAAAGTTCGTTAGATAAAATTTTATCCTTAAGTTCTCTTATTCTAGATTTGTTGTAATTTAAATTTTCAGATTTTGACAAAAGATCCTCAGCACTCTCCAAAAGTCTTTTGTCTTTATTGGACTTCCACATTTCTATTTTTGATTCTGCTTCCTTAAAATAGATAGCCGCTGCTTCACTATCCACCATTTTTAGTATTTCTTTTCCATCAGAATAGCCTTGATCAATCGATTGTTTAATGAATCTAACACCCTTGGTAGTTAGACTGTTTTTATCAAAATCATCACTATTTTGTGCTTTTTCAATACAACTTTTACCGATCTCACACAAATATTTACCATATTCAAGTATTATTTCTGAGTCTGATACATGAGAATAGATCATACCTTTTTCAAGCATTCT
It encodes:
- a CDS encoding tetratricopeptide repeat protein, producing the protein MIKISILLFVVLSFIACEKNPDQLLRSGDVETALVIYKDLLNNDYDNIELRRKIIRIYFSKAESLKKIDRFDEAARMLEKGMIYSHVSDSEIILEYGKYLCEIGKSCIEKAQNSDDFDKNSLTTKGVRFIKQSIDQGYSDGKEILKMVDSEAAAIYFKEAESKIEMWKSNKDKRLLESAEDLLSKSENLNYNKSRIRELKDKILSNELFINESIDSISISLEEIRFNGNDLLLKVKYSDNRNDGFRMFDPERFEIITSKNNLIQPEKEAYKTYSGVMQRRRVNAGSSYSGYIVFSGLNKNTKIRELRLSSSLGEIFVKEFPSIPLKDITRD